TTGGAAAGGGATTGCGTGTCAGATTAGTCATTTCCAATTTAGGCAGGGCTATACCAGAAAACAGTAGTAATTCACCAACAGCCAGTACGGTTATGATCACCTCAAAAGAAGCAGCAGCTTTAATTCCATATATATTTAACCCGGTAAATATAAAATAAATAACAATCGCACTGGTTAGTATTGGAACCTGTGGGAAAAATGCATTAAAATAAGCACCTATGGCAAAAGCTATAGCTGGCGGAGCAAGAATAAATTCAATAATCTGAGCTATACCGGCTATAAAGCCCATATTTTTACCCATCGCTCTGTTCGCATAGTCAAATACTCCACCTGCTTTTGGGATCGAGCAAGCCAGCTCGGCATAGCTAAATGTAAAAGTGACATACATAATGGCAATAGTAGCGGTAGCTATAGCCATACCACCTGTACCACCTTTTTCAAGACCCAGATTCCAGCCAAAATACATTCCTGAAATCACATAACCTACGCCGAGTCCCCAAAGCATAAATGGAGTCAGTGTTTTTCTTAGACCCTTGTTTTCTGTCATTTACGCCTTAATTACTCTATGTTATTAAATATATGATAAACTAATTTAAAATGCACCAGCAGATTGAAAAAAATGGATGATCGCTGTTTAAGCTGATTATTTATATTTCTTTAAAAGATAAATGTTTTCTCGTTTTTATCCTGATGTCCACCTCAAAACTCATTACAGATGCCGGAATATTATACGGAAATGGTGTGATGTCTGGTGGACAGAAGGTAAGGTGCCCGATGTTTTCTTTTCAGTTTTAACCTGAGAATTTTAAAGTGTTAAAAATACACCATCAAATATAGTTGAAAACTGCATTTCCAATTTGCAAAGGCACATAATTGCGCTTTTAAGCCTCATTTTATCGTATTAGCGAATTTTCATTCACCACGTAAATAGCTATGTTTCGTCAAATAAATTATGATTTTAAATTATAATTATGAAAGTTTATACACTAATTATTTAAATAGTCTAAATGAATATGAAACTGAAAGATGTATTGTGGTTAATCTTTTAGTTATAATGAATATGATATGTGTGTATGTTTCTTTATAGGATTAATATTGTCATAATATTAAATCTAAGTAAAAGAGTATGACGGGAAATCAAAGCTGAATATTATAAAATAAAACCTAAATATAAACCATGACAGCTAACATTAAATTCATTAAAGGTGAGGGTATTCGCCTTTACACCCCCGAAAACGAAGAGTATATTGATGCAGTTTCCGGGACTTTCAATATCTCACTGGGTTATAGTCATCCTGAGCTTGTAGATGCACTCAAAAAGCAGGTAGAAGACTTAATACATGTGTCGTCTTCTTTTACCGGAGAACTTGCACAAGAGGTTCTTGACACTATTCTTGATGAGGCACCTGAACATATTACCGATGGGTGGATGCGGGATATTATCGGCTCCACAGCAAATGAAGGAGCTGTAAAGATTGCCAATAAATTCAATGGCAAAAGTGAAGTAGTTAGTGTTTCACTTTCCCATCACGGACAAACATTGTATACTACAAATATCTCGGGAAATGCCTTCAGGAGAAAATCTTTCTCCAATACGATATCGACAAACAATGCCGTAATACCGGCGCCTTACTGTTATCGTTGCCCATTCTCGGCCAAAGGCCCTGATTGTGGCTTTCTTTGTGCAGAAGCTATACATGATTATGCACAGTATGGCAGCTCAGGAGGCGTATCCTGTATGATTATAGAACCGATTTTAGGTAATGGAGGTAACATCATACCACCAGAGGGCTATTTCAAAAAGATCAGAGAGATCTGTGATGAACTCGATATCGCACTTATTGCTGATGAAGTACAAACCGGTATAGGCAGAACAGGGCATATGTTTGCCAGTGAATATTATGATATCAAGCCTGATATTATCACTTTGGCAAAAGGTCTCGGAGGTATCGGTATTCCTGCTGCCGCAATTCTGTATAAAAAGGAATTTGCAGTTCTGGAGAAATTTGAACATTCCTATACCTCAGGAGGTAATTTACTTTCATTGACTGCATCCCAAAAAACAATGGAGGTGGTTTCCAGAGACGGATTTCTTGAAAATGTGCGTGTTTCAGGAAAAATTCTTGGCGATTTGCTGAACAAATTAAAAGAAGATTATGGCCATGTTATTGGTGATGTGCGTGGCATAGGTTATATGTGGGGACTGGAAATCGTTGATAAAGATGGAGCACCCGATGTTGAGCTTGCCAATAAAATCGTAGACGTTGCACTAACTGATCATAAGATGATACTCAGAGGTTCCCGTTATGGATTTGGTAACGTAGTAAAAGTACGCCCTGCATTGACAGCAACCCAGGATGATATTGAAGAGATCTATTTCCGTTTAAATAAAATATTTAGTCAACTGTAAAATGAAAGCAATTGTATACAATGGAGCCTGGGATATTCAGCTGAAAGACAGAGAAGAACCTATAATCACAGCAGCAGATGAAGTGATTGTCGAAATCAAAGCTACAGGTATCTGCGGGACAGACCTGAGCATTATATCAGGTGAATACCAGGCAAGTCCACGAGTAATCATTGGTCATGAATCAGCTGGTATTATAGTAGCCAAAGGCGATGGGGTTGAAAGCTGTACGATCGGTCAGCGTGTAATTATTGACCCGACATATTATTGTGGTTATTGTGAAAACTGCCGCAAAGGATTAAGAAATCATTGTCTCTTAAAGTCAAGTACAGAAGCAGGAGTATCCATAGACGGTACTTTTACCAGGTACTTTAAGACTACCAAACAATTTATTTATCCATTGTATGACCATATTCCTTTTGAACAGGGAGCAATGTCCGAACCGTTGAGCTGTGTGTTGACGGCTGTGAAAAAATTAGCTGTAACACCATTTATGCGAACAGCAATATTAGGCGGAGGACCTATTGGTTTGTTGTTCTATATGGCTTTAACACAACATGGCATCCAGGAAGGGGTAGTCTATGAAGCTTCCAGAGACCGGATTAAGCTTATTGAAGAAAATAATGTTCTTTCTAAAAACTGGAAAATAGAACCGTCGTTTATTCCGCAAAAGAACCAATACGATCTGATTATTGATACCACAGGCACGTTACTGGAAAAGTCAATGCAGGCCATCGCAGATGGGGGAAAAATCTCTATGATGGGGTTGCGTAATAACCAGCAGACGATTAATCCAAGAGAAATTGCGGATCGTAGTATTTCAATTATTGGTTCTATAGACTCTATGGATACTTTCAGACATGCTGTTGACCTGATTAATAAAGGCAATTTGGGTCTTGAAAAGATAATTACCAATGAATATAATCTGGATGACTTTGAATCTGCTATCAGACATTTGGGTTGTGATGTAAATAAGCGTGAAAGAAGTAATCAGATTTCAAGTCTTAAATCGGTTATCAGGATCTGAAAATTTGTTGATTGTAAAAATGTAAAAATGCTTAATTAATTCATTCTAAAATCCAATTAGAAACACCTATGAGATACATTATATTTGATATAGACGGAACACTGACTGATACAACCGCCATAGACGATCATTGTTTTACCCGGGCATTGGAGAGTACTTTTAACTTCAGTGGTTTTGAAACAGATTATGGTCACTATGAAAACACTACTGATTCCGGTATTATCCATCAGTTGTTTATGGAAAATCATCACCGCACTTACACGGCAGAAGAAAGAGACCGCTTTATTTATAACTTCTGTGCTTTACTTAAGGATGCTTATGCAGTGAATAATGAATGCATGAAAGAGATACCCAAGGCCGGCAAAATATTAAATGCCCTATGCGAACAGGATGGTATCAGCGTTGGTCTGGCTACCGGAGGCTGGAGAGAATCAGCCCTGTTTAAATTAAGCTGTGCAGGTATAACCACTGCCGCCTGTGCTGCTGCTTCATTTGCACAGGATGCCAGAGCCAGGCGTGATATTATTACCTGCACAATCACAAAGATGAATGCGTTGCACGGCATAGAAATGCCCTTATCTGAAATTATTTATGTGGGAGATGGCAAATGGGATTATCAGGCCACTCAACAATTAGGCATACAGTTTATTGGCATTGAAAATAAAAAACTGGAGCATCTTGCAGATATTATTAAGATTTCAGACTATGACGAACTGCATTTGCATCTGGCTTAGGAAATTAGCACGAAACCGGGCATTGGTTTATACCAAAGCCCTTAAAACACAAATGATATATGTCATTATCTATTGATAAAAAACGGTCACACCGTATTGCCACCAGTATATTCTTTTTCATCGCGGGCCTGACTTATTCCAGCTGGGCATGTCGTATACATGATATTAAATCTTTCTATAACTTAAATGATGCAGAACTTGGAAGTGTATTATTTGCCTTACCAGTAGGACTGATGATTAGTTTGCCTATATCCGGATGGATGGTCACCAGATTTACGAGTCGTAAAGTACTGATTGCCGCCGGCCTGTTATTCCCCCTGATTTTATGTACCATTGGGCTGACGACACAAATCTGGCAGCTGGTAATTGTCCTCTTTCTGTTTGGCTTTTTAAATAATGTTTTTGAGATAGCCATGAATACACAGGCTGTAGGAATAGAAGAACTGTATGGAAGATCAATTATGGCCTCTTTTCATGGACTATGGAGTCTGGCTGGCTTTACCGGTGTGGCTATTGGTACATTAGCTATAGCTGTAAAATGGCCGTTTTGGTTGCATTTTGCAATTGTAGGAATTATCTGCTGGATTTTGGTTTTCTATTCATGGAGATCACTTTTACGGCAGGATGGTGTTTCAGAATCGCAGCCTGTATTTGCAAAACCTGATGGCAATATCCTGAAGCTGGGTTTTATTGCATTTGCCAGTTTGATTACCGAAGGAACTATGTTTGACTGGAGTGGTGTCTATTTTAAAACCATTGTCACGGTGCCTGAAGCGCTGACTACAATGGGATCCATTGCATTTATGGCTACAATGGCAGGTGGACGCTTTGCTGCAGACCGGTTTGTAACACGGTTTGGAATAAGCAGGATATTACAATATAGTGGTATAATCAGTACTACAGGATTACTGCTGGCTGTTATATTTCCTAATATCCATACTGCTACATTAGGCTTTCTGATGGTCGGTATTGGCGTTTCTTCTGTTGTTCCACTGGTACTTGCACTTGCCGGGAAATCTAAAACAATGGCACCGGGAATTGCTATAGCAGCGGTTTCCACAGTTGGCTTTCTGGGCTTTCTGATTGGTCCGCCTATGATTGGTTTTATTGCACAGGCGACAAATCTCCGCTGGTCATTTTTACTGATAGCAGTACTGGGTTTCGGCACCACATTACTTGCTTCCAGGGTTAAATCTATAGTTTAGATTTGTGTTATATTAGATTATAAATCAATATTATAAGAATATAATAGTCTCGTTTAAAGCCGTAACTGATAAACCTCAATGAATTCATACATGAAATCAAAAAAGGAGAGGACAGCCCCTTAAAATACATATGTTAACAGACGATAATTAGCTGGTTTTACGCTTAAATAATTGAGACTCTGCACACTATAATGTTTCATTTAATTATGTTAAATTTAAGTTAGTGTGAACCAAATAATAAATTAACGTATGATGAAAAGATTTACAAAACAAATGTTTTTGCTTATAATGCTTTGTTTTACAGTTATGTATGTACAAGCACAAAGCATTGTTATTAGCGGGTCAGTAATTGACAAGCTAAGTCGGGAACCGATCCCCGGCGCAGGGATTACAGTTAAAGGAAAGACCGTCGGTACATCTACCAATCAGAATGGTAAGTATGCATTCAGTACTTCTGAAAAGGCACCATTTACAATTGTAATTTCCTTTCTCGGATATACTTCAGTTGAAAAATTGGTTACCGGCAGCACGACTGGCCTGGATGCCGAGCTGGAACAGGCAGGGATTCTTGGTCAGGAGGTCGTGATCTCTGCTTCCAGGACTCCGGAAAGAATACTGGAGTCTCCGGTTTCTATTGAACGGATGGGGCAAAACACGATAAAAGAAATAGCTGCTCCGTCATTTTATGATGCACTGAACAATATGAAAGGCGTTGAGGTTAGCACGCAAAGTCTGACTTTTAAATCGGTAAATACCAGGGGATTTAATTCAAATGGTAACACCAGATTTAATCAGTTTGTCGATGGAATGGATAATCAGGCACCAGGATTGAACTTTGCTGTTGGTAATATTGTAGGTATCAACGATCTTGATTTAGACAATGTCGAGCTATTACCTGGTGCCTCATCAGCACTTTATGGTGCAGGTGGGATCAATGGAACAATGCTGATGACCTCAAAAAGCCCGTTTGATTATCAGGGGCCAAGTTTTCAGTTTAAAACGGGTATGAATCATGTCAATGATAATAACACAGGCGTACAGCCTTATAATCAGCTGGATGTCCGTCTGGCAAAAGCCTGGAATAATAAATTTGCTATTAAGGGAACATTTTCATTTCTGCAGGCACAGGACTGGCAGGCTGATAATTTTTCCAACTTTGACAGGGCTTCAAGATCAGGAAAATCCGGAGACAGGAGTTCAGACCCCAATTATGACGGGATAAATGTCTATGGGGATGAAGTAAGTCAGAACATGCGTAACGTTGCTCAGTCTGTTCTTAATGCAGGAACTTCCGGATTTGTTCAGGGCGCATTGGGTTTGCCGGTACCGCCAACTGCTGCACAGATTGATGCATTTAAATCAAACCCGGCCAGATTGAATGCCCTGAACGGGTTCTTGAGTACTAATTCAGTTATGCGTCCTTTTTATGCCGGGATTAATACTCCGGGTTTACTTCCCAATCAGAATGTCTCCAGAACCGGTTATGAAGAAAGTTCTCTGGTTGATTATAAAACACAATCAATTAAGGCATCTGGTTCCATTAATTATCGTTTAACCAAAACGATCGAGGCTGTAGCACAGGTATACTGGGGTAGCGGGACATCTGTTTATACCGGTTCTGACCGTTATTCTCTAAGAAATTTCAGTATCGGACAATATAAACTGGAATTAAAGGGGCAGGACTTTTTTATCAGAGGTTATACAACTCAGGAACGTTCAGGTGATTCTTATATCGCATCTATTCTGGGTAGCTATATTAATGAAACTTCTAAAAAATCTACTGACTGGTTTCCTCAGTATGTAGGAAATTATATAGGTGCCAAGTCTCAGGGGGCGAGTGATGCAGCAGCTTATGCAGCGGCCAGAGCTGCCGCCGATCAGGGCAGATTCGCGCAGGGTTCTCCGCAGTTTGAAGCTGCTAAAAGTAAAATCCTGAATACAACAATTTCTGGAAGTGATTTTAGCAAGGGGATTTATGGAGCTAAATTTGACGATAAGACTAATCTCTATCATTATGAAGGGATGTACAACTTTAGTAATCTGTTTAACAATGTTTTTGAATTTCAGATTGGTGCTTCTTACCGCTTGTACCAGTTGAGATCAAACGGAACTATCTTCAATGATTTAAACAGTGAAATTGATATTAAAGAATATGGAAGTTTCGTGCAGCTAGGCAAAAAGTTCTTTGATGATAAATTTAAGCTGACATTCTCAGGACGTTATGATAAAAGCACGAATTTTGATGGTCGTTTCACACCGAGAGTAACCGGAGTATATACAGTGGCTAAAAATAACAATATCCGGATTTCTTATCAGACAGGATACCGTAATCCAACCACACAGAACCAGTATATTGACTTATCTGTTGGCGGTGGATCGCAAAGATTAATTGGTGGGATACCAGAGATTCTGAATAAATACAGCCTGTTTACCAATCAGGCATTTACGGACGTAAGCTATCGTGCTTTTCTTAATTCAGCGGCAGGAGGGACCCCGGACCCGACTCTGTTAAAAGCTTATACATTTGACCCTAAAGGTGTGCGTCCGGAAAGTGTTCAGGCTTATGAAATCGGTTACAGAGGATTATTAGGGCCAAAGTTCCTGATCGATGCCTATGCTTATTATAATATTTATAAAGATTTTATAACCGCCGTAGATGTTTACCAGAAAGAGATTAACGGAACTAATTTTACCAAATTTGGTGTTCCCGTAAATGCAAAAGGAAAAGTAACTTCTTATGGAGGAGCTTTGGGAATCGATTATTTAGTAGCAAATTATAACTTAAGCGGTAATATCTCTTACAATAATATCGGTGATATCCCGGATAATTATATCAACGATTTTAATACGCCTAAGATCAGGTATAATCTGGGTATAGGAAGAAGAGAGCTGATCAAAAATGTAGGTTTTAATGTAAATTATCGCTGGCAGGGCAAATTCTACTGGAATTCTTCTTTTGCTTCCGGAGATGTACCGGCTTTCGGTACTTTAGATGCCCAGGTTAATTTTAAAATTCCTTCAGTAAACTCCATGATCAAAATTGGTGGTTCAAACGTCTTGAACAAGTATAATTTTACTTCTTACGGAAATCCGTCTGTTGGTGCAGTGTATTATGTGGCTTATTCATTTAATCCATAAGCATAATATACTGTTTAAATAAAAAAGGGTCTGTATTCTCATGATACAGACCCTTTTTTATTTAAACAGTATATCCGCCCGCGGGATGTCTCTGTGATTTTTATTTGAGGTCAAACTTTTGGGAATAGGTATACTTTCCTCCGGTTAGTATTTTTTTATCCTTAAGAGATTTTACTTTGAAATAGGTAGGCTCATCACTCCCTTGTAAGTAGTTGGGGATATTATTTTTTGCTATAAGGAGAAAATCTGACAGGCTTTGCATCCCGGTGCCAATAGGAAGAAAATTACTTCCGCTATAATAAGTTCGTATAGTTGAAGTATTCACAATTTTTTTCTGTATTTCGGTCATAGATGCAGTGTCTTTTAAAGCAGCATTTAAGGCCTCTTTTATCTGGTCGTTAGGAAATAGTGAAGACTCTACAGTTAACAATGCATAACGGCCAAAAGTCACTTCAGAAATATAGGCCGGCGTATTATTTACAAATAAGGAC
This portion of the Pedobacter lusitanus genome encodes:
- a CDS encoding aspartate aminotransferase family protein, with translation MTANIKFIKGEGIRLYTPENEEYIDAVSGTFNISLGYSHPELVDALKKQVEDLIHVSSSFTGELAQEVLDTILDEAPEHITDGWMRDIIGSTANEGAVKIANKFNGKSEVVSVSLSHHGQTLYTTNISGNAFRRKSFSNTISTNNAVIPAPYCYRCPFSAKGPDCGFLCAEAIHDYAQYGSSGGVSCMIIEPILGNGGNIIPPEGYFKKIREICDELDIALIADEVQTGIGRTGHMFASEYYDIKPDIITLAKGLGGIGIPAAAILYKKEFAVLEKFEHSYTSGGNLLSLTASQKTMEVVSRDGFLENVRVSGKILGDLLNKLKEDYGHVIGDVRGIGYMWGLEIVDKDGAPDVELANKIVDVALTDHKMILRGSRYGFGNVVKVRPALTATQDDIEEIYFRLNKIFSQL
- a CDS encoding zinc-dependent alcohol dehydrogenase, which gives rise to MKAIVYNGAWDIQLKDREEPIITAADEVIVEIKATGICGTDLSIISGEYQASPRVIIGHESAGIIVAKGDGVESCTIGQRVIIDPTYYCGYCENCRKGLRNHCLLKSSTEAGVSIDGTFTRYFKTTKQFIYPLYDHIPFEQGAMSEPLSCVLTAVKKLAVTPFMRTAILGGGPIGLLFYMALTQHGIQEGVVYEASRDRIKLIEENNVLSKNWKIEPSFIPQKNQYDLIIDTTGTLLEKSMQAIADGGKISMMGLRNNQQTINPREIADRSISIIGSIDSMDTFRHAVDLINKGNLGLEKIITNEYNLDDFESAIRHLGCDVNKRERSNQISSLKSVIRI
- a CDS encoding HAD family hydrolase, with the protein product MRYIIFDIDGTLTDTTAIDDHCFTRALESTFNFSGFETDYGHYENTTDSGIIHQLFMENHHRTYTAEERDRFIYNFCALLKDAYAVNNECMKEIPKAGKILNALCEQDGISVGLATGGWRESALFKLSCAGITTAACAAASFAQDARARRDIITCTITKMNALHGIEMPLSEIIYVGDGKWDYQATQQLGIQFIGIENKKLEHLADIIKISDYDELHLHLA
- a CDS encoding MFS transporter translates to MSLSIDKKRSHRIATSIFFFIAGLTYSSWACRIHDIKSFYNLNDAELGSVLFALPVGLMISLPISGWMVTRFTSRKVLIAAGLLFPLILCTIGLTTQIWQLVIVLFLFGFLNNVFEIAMNTQAVGIEELYGRSIMASFHGLWSLAGFTGVAIGTLAIAVKWPFWLHFAIVGIICWILVFYSWRSLLRQDGVSESQPVFAKPDGNILKLGFIAFASLITEGTMFDWSGVYFKTIVTVPEALTTMGSIAFMATMAGGRFAADRFVTRFGISRILQYSGIISTTGLLLAVIFPNIHTATLGFLMVGIGVSSVVPLVLALAGKSKTMAPGIAIAAVSTVGFLGFLIGPPMIGFIAQATNLRWSFLLIAVLGFGTTLLASRVKSIV
- a CDS encoding TonB-dependent receptor, translated to MMKRFTKQMFLLIMLCFTVMYVQAQSIVISGSVIDKLSREPIPGAGITVKGKTVGTSTNQNGKYAFSTSEKAPFTIVISFLGYTSVEKLVTGSTTGLDAELEQAGILGQEVVISASRTPERILESPVSIERMGQNTIKEIAAPSFYDALNNMKGVEVSTQSLTFKSVNTRGFNSNGNTRFNQFVDGMDNQAPGLNFAVGNIVGINDLDLDNVELLPGASSALYGAGGINGTMLMTSKSPFDYQGPSFQFKTGMNHVNDNNTGVQPYNQLDVRLAKAWNNKFAIKGTFSFLQAQDWQADNFSNFDRASRSGKSGDRSSDPNYDGINVYGDEVSQNMRNVAQSVLNAGTSGFVQGALGLPVPPTAAQIDAFKSNPARLNALNGFLSTNSVMRPFYAGINTPGLLPNQNVSRTGYEESSLVDYKTQSIKASGSINYRLTKTIEAVAQVYWGSGTSVYTGSDRYSLRNFSIGQYKLELKGQDFFIRGYTTQERSGDSYIASILGSYINETSKKSTDWFPQYVGNYIGAKSQGASDAAAYAAARAAADQGRFAQGSPQFEAAKSKILNTTISGSDFSKGIYGAKFDDKTNLYHYEGMYNFSNLFNNVFEFQIGASYRLYQLRSNGTIFNDLNSEIDIKEYGSFVQLGKKFFDDKFKLTFSGRYDKSTNFDGRFTPRVTGVYTVAKNNNIRISYQTGYRNPTTQNQYIDLSVGGGSQRLIGGIPEILNKYSLFTNQAFTDVSYRAFLNSAAGGTPDPTLLKAYTFDPKGVRPESVQAYEIGYRGLLGPKFLIDAYAYYNIYKDFITAVDVYQKEINGTNFTKFGVPVNAKGKVTSYGGALGIDYLVANYNLSGNISYNNIGDIPDNYINDFNTPKIRYNLGIGRRELIKNVGFNVNYRWQGKFYWNSSFASGDVPAFGTLDAQVNFKIPSVNSMIKIGGSNVLNKYNFTSYGNPSVGAVYYVAYSFNP